ATAATGCAAATGTgccaaattattttgaaacgtACTACTTAAAATGTGCCCAACTAACAGAATTCGTTCAAATACACAACGATGTATAGAGTTTTTAAAAGTAAGActtgattttcttaaaatatgaaCTTTTCTTCTGTCTCTTCCGGCTTAACAGCAAAGTTTACGTGGTGAAACATGAGCGGATTATTTAATCCAACACTTGCTATTAAGATTTTAGCTATTAACTTAGAGATAATTCCTGCATGAATAATTCAGAAACTTTCTGTACAATATGGGATGTATTTGGAAAATAATGGatgaacaaaaaacttttttttaaagactttttCGAGATTAGATTGTGTGTGAttgatgtatacaaaaaaatatttatacgaaaaaataatatttatttttgttacaaaaagatgtatgtttgtttttttattgtaagatttttgaacgaacagaaaaaaaaaagaaataattatttagtacaatttataaaaagaaaaaatttaaaaaaacattgtgtcctaatttttattttgttgtatattttgttcttgtttagctagaaaataaaaatttgaacaaattatataaatccCTTTCCCTACAGAAGACTTAAATTTGTAGGTAAGTAATTTAGCTGTGCTATATCTATCAATTGTGggtaagtttataaatatacttaattgGTTGAGCTTCGGGTACATTTATCTGATTATTTATGTGTATACCTATGTTTAAAAACTGTTGTCTTTATGAGATTTGGCCCAGCCTAGAACAAAAATTCCTGATGTATCCCTTCGTAAGTAAAAATCTGAGTAACTGATATTGCTGAGAATGGCTTGGAAATTCCGCGTGTCTTAGTTTACTCTTTTGTcattataaagaatcaaaaattgtaacgttgaaatgttttaaaagcgAATATGAAcgttgaaatgttttaaaagtgaACAAATATCAGTAGTGGTTTTTTTCCACTacattcatttaatataaatgaaaaagccTTTTAAAGAGTATCATTAAAAGCCTGTGTTATCACACTgagaattattaaatacaattacaaTCCTGCTGAGTTATAAGAAGTACAAAGTCATTtaattaaacgaaaataaaatcaattaactaACAAAGATAATCATTTTTAAGGATTCCGTTGTCCTTGAACGACTGTAGACtatctaaatataatattagcTTCTTTATTAGAAAGCATACTTCGTATAAGGTCAATGAAATTTagctaataaaaaattgcattaatcgattttttatgCTATAATGAATACAGTTAAGTGATTACAATTGcctatctataaaaaatttattgaaaatttctacTCTATTATTCATTTGACACAAtataatagatattattatctacattttttaaacCCTAAATGTTTTCTTCAGAAGGAGTGGGATATTTTTGGAATGTCCCTGACGTCAGTCGATCCAACAAGACCCCACTTAATACAGTTTGTCTACTTTCATTTGTCACCATATTGAGCTTTCATTACTGTCATATCTTCAATAACCCTCGTAAGATTAAGAGAAATCGATCGACGtaagaacaataaaaattggaaaccGCGttcaacatacatacatgtatagtCTGAAAAACACGTTACCACTCCTTTGCTCCGCGAAGTCGGGTAAAATGGAGCTCTACCGAACCTTTTATATTACATTCTCTGTTCTTCACTTAAaatccaatttattatttaattggattataatacaaaaataatttatgaatattatttattattagctaTAAAAGTATTCTAAGCTCAAAGTCCACCTTTTATAAATAGACATGGaagttttatatttagattGTATAGAATGAATTTGTGCcgattataaacaatttaagttAAGCTAAGGTAATGGGTTAGTGGAAATAAGTACTTCTTTCCTCTTTcggtattcttatttttgtctGTGTAATTTCCTACTTGGGTACATTTCTAAagccaaaaaaaaacattgaatcgAACCATGGCTAGgggaatcaaataaaaaatttgtggttttttttatcatggtatgAAGAATTGCTTGCTAGTTAGGTTTGCGATATTTTTAGCGCCAGAATTTGGTATTTATTGCTTATTTACTAAATCTCCATAACTAGAAGAGCCCTGAGGTCTAAGATCATAATTCGTCCGTATggatttttatagtaatttactttattttatttataggcaatttcattacagatatgatatacaaattacataatgaacaaaattaaatcttaatattatttctctagtctgtttttcctaagcggtatatTCATCTTAAGACCGCGAGTCTCCTTTTCATCACCAGACAGTGTACGACAAGCTTTAAAAGGAGTGCAAATAATGGATGTGATTTCATAAGCTACAAATCTTGGTTCCAATACAATACGTATTATTTCAGAGTTTAAGGCAGTTGtggaaagttattttcatcGCTTAGGAAGTTGATGGTGTGAACCATAAGGGTTGCACTCACAAGAACagcttgtttttatataaaattatataaaatcaaagaTACAGGTAAttcgtataaataaatatgatataggTATGTATTTCTAATTTGTAATAGGTATTTTGTTTTGTGGTTATATCTCAACATTTCGTTTGtctatattattacataataaattatattattaggtAATTGGATTAATCTTATAAGTTTATATTACCTTTTACTGTTTACTGTATTTATTACCTATCTGTATCAAATAACATTAAACTCAAACTGACTTTGTTGTGTCTATTTAGTCCAGGCGTTGGAGGTACATGAGCTTGCAAAATATAAGGCCGTATTCAATCTACTGATACACGCTTAAAAAACCTTGTAGATTACCTAATATTCCGGATGTTGCCAGGAATTCTATTGATTCACTTTTTTGTACACTCTCACTCTCAGAAGTTGTTAAATGTCCTTTTTTATACCAAGTAAAGCTACCCTAGGTCTTTTGGATTGTTTCACGTCAAAAAgtgtgattttttcaagttcaaCGTTTTCAAGTTATAGACAGTTTAATGCTTggaaaaacttcaaaaagaTTTCAAAGCTAAAACGATGGTAAAgaacgttttaaaattaaacttttttgctTATCAAAAtcctaaaatcattttttgaacatATTGTATAAAGTTATGAAGAATAATCACTAACTATTTATTTCTAAAGCCCCAATTTTGAactcttaaaaaaatgttaaaattcccATCAACGTGTAAGACTGAAATGTTTATTGTCTCTGTCTTATAAATTGGTATTAATGGTTAATGggaattaaacaaatttttaagagttCAAAAATTATCGTGTAGAATCTGTAACGCCGAACTTTATTAAAAGATGTTCAAagattattttggaattttggtaaggtcaaaaatttaactttcgAATTTtaccaaacattaaactgttaatatctcaaATACAATGAACTTTACGAAAAATTCACAGAGGCCTTTTTGAcgtgaaaatcaaaaaatcccAAAGAGTGTACTttgattatttctaaaaattgatgaaaaattgaACCAATAGCGTTTCTGCCAACATCGGGAATATTAAtctacataattttttgaacaagAATCAATAGACAGAATGCAATATTCACATTTTCAAAGTCAAATACTTCAGCTCCTGCTCTAATTGAGTTAGTTATCTGATCtgatttaaaatacttttgctTCTTACTATTATTTAACAGTTGTAATATTTCTTtgttcaatcaaatgaaaatataattaggaTTCTGTTACGTTCACATAATctttaatcttaaaaatgtaaaacttagAAGCCGTCCTGAGAAAGCAGTAGAAGGTATAAAAAGACATTTCTGAAGGTCTTTTCGGCATCTCTTCTTCCACAATAGACCTTCTAAATTAGAAGTTATCGCACAGGAAAAGtagtgcatttgatgactggtggaataatttttgagatacggactaaagtcgatccaaatattgcaatatctcagaaactctgcatccaatcattaaattaacctgatttttataatttttggatcaaaataaccccatccaacgagtttcatcaaattccaacccaaaaatttttttttgcgtttttctcgtttttttcaTAGAGGTAcctaccccttaaaaaaattgcaaaaaatcgagaaattttttatattttgacccaaaaagtacaaaaatcgggtgtatttgatgactgaccgaatagtttttgaaaaacggactaaaatcgatccaaatattgcaatatctcaaaaactctgcatccaatcattaaattaacctgatttttatactttttggatcaaaattaccccatccaccgagtttcattaaattccaaaacaaaaattctttgatCGATCAGTaagcttccattcttatatgtatattgatttattttcaaatcaatttttgtagcTTTAATGGTCTAAAAGAATCGTCTTGCCACACAAAAATAGTGCATTCACATATTTCGTTGAGTTAGGTTTGTTTACATTACACGaccaacttttattaaaaaaagaacataagtaatagaattttgtttattgtcTTTAGAAactcatatttaaaattctcaGAAATTAATGTATATTATCAGAGTGCTATAGTGCTGAATGTTTTTTATGTCTGATATGGCGTACGCATGCAACGTAGGTCTGacaagtttttaaatatgaaccgtaattaaaatgtaatcatACTACCGGATATTCGAAAAAAGTTGTGTTGGTATTCTTATACgctatttgtaaaatatatcaagatacaATATTCAATTTAGTCCCCAAGTGtccttctatctcttaccttttaggatctaaattgactattaaagccaCCGGaagaactaaatttaatttgatttcagAACACGatatcccccatcaaactcttcaacttttgttgaagttattttttgtatatgaaatatttatcaaagtatattaattttagtcccaagtttgtaacgcttagaaattaTTGATGATTCGACCAAAACTTTggtcaaaattatcaaataaaccaGGTTTCATCCAATcccataataaaacaaattttgtgatttttcatcattttttccaaAGTGTAGGAgggttaaataaattgtaaaaaatcgggAATATTTGTTAGCTTTCgagttgaataaaaattatttttttagagttatattgatccaaaaaattacaaaattatgtcCTTTTAACGATTTGATGCGCCAGAAAGTTTTGAACTAGGTATCCATGTTGGCAAGTCAGTAAATAACAGAacgaagtaaaaataataagagcatgaaaagataaaaactccaaaaatattattgaaaaattaacaattttctctTATATACCTTCGATAGTATTGAACGCTCTGTAGATCCAATAAATTGACCATTCATTTAGAGCAGTTATTAATTTGACCTTGACATAGTGAAAGaagaaagaagtttttttttcatatttaaatattttactggtAATTAATAATCAGAAGGTCGATAATCaccatatttcattttttattttaaaataaattggatCTTGTTGATAAATgcattatcatttaaaatcagTTCACGTATGAGCGAGCATTGGACAAAGTATTAGTTATCAATCTTAaatgtacttaaaaaatttatgaaggtTAAATACATTGATTTACTTAATAATTACGGTCTACGAATCTAGCAACGTTACGAAATAGTTAATTTCAAGACGGTTGGACCTTGGATTTTTCTTTTctcattgaaatttgaaagcCATGAACTTCATCTGGCAATATAGAACAGTTGCGTTTGTTGTGTTTATTACGCCAATTTTCTAAAATCAGTTTCCATGTCATGctttagcaatataaattattattattgccaaACAGTTTTCAGCACTCGCGCTATGTTCATTTTGCtcactttaaaacaaaaataacttttatttttcaaatgtggttgaaactttttaggatcataaaatcaaaaaaatttatatatgtgaaaaattttattacggtcataaaaacataaaatttataaaaaaaaaaatttgtcaattataTTTGGATCATATTATGTCCCGAAAACTCCTGTTGTGTCAACTTTCGAGGATCCCTCACGTCACTATTGTGTCTAGAGATAATGGTTTTCGTGATAATTTAAGGTTTTAGGTACTTTTAAAGCTCCATTTTTAggcatcaatttttcaaaaagtatggtatatatcgaaaaaaaaaattttttttgggaacgtctttaaatagaaaatattaaattatgataacATCTAATGAAGGagaaatatgaccttagtgacGAAGCTTTTCTACTcactagttttttttcttcaaaatgaaAGAATTCATTCAGTATACTTTGCAATTGCAACAAAAGTGTAATCgttttgaaaatcgaaaacgaattttatctttatgtaACTACACTTGAAATCcttgcaaattttgttttagactGGTCAAAACATATCAATCTTCTAACGAGACACAATCTAGAAAATGAAGCCCTTTAAGTTTaatttgtctttatttattgGTTAATGTGAATAATAGAAGCGtttatccaattttatttattaaattaaagaacttaatatttattgaaataaaaaaatcaatatttttcaaatattttttattttgatttaataaaattaatttatcttccgtttgtatttaattaaaaatttaacaaatatgtagctttaaaattaaaacaaatatatctttttattgtcaataataaatagaatttaacaataaataataattattattgggaAATAAATTCTTGACGACATTcatgatgataaatttaaataaataaaatacaatctaATTACGGATGTGAAAATTTCGATTgaatttttccctttttatttttgattttcaattaagagtttttcttaaatatattgttCCTTCCTGATAATCTTTAATAAAGAAGCAAAAGGTTTTGTACAACTTAGAATTAGCCCAAAGTCCAATAAATATTGAGTTCAGTGGATTTTGATCaatccaaataaaatttgatttacaataaaaataatagagtGTAGTTTTTGGCAATCATTTTAGATCAGATGGAAATTTAATTTGGAAAGTGTATaacaagaaaattgaatttttttcgaaatgactgtcaaatatgACACGTGGCGCTAAGCTTAGAACtgataatgtttatttttaaattttattatataatttaataaaataaaattcaaggtAAAAGCTTTACCATCAAGGGCAACCTTTACGTTATTATACAAGACAATAAGagattaattaacaaatattaattaaacgaTGCTCGTTGAAAAGCGTCATTATTTATAACACCTAGACAAATGTACCATGATATGGAAGAGTGTCTATTTACAtggtaacataaaaaaaagttctaaaagTTATTTAACCCTTCAAATAGAGTTAGAATATAAGtgaataaataatgttaatacAGTCTGCACCCATTCGCAGACCCAATTTACCCTTGTCgggtatatatgtatgtgtaaaatCGGTACATTGGTACTAAAGGTCTATCTGAAAGGTTATCGAGCCTatggaatttttgaatttgtgtcaAAGAAGAGAAAGCTTGAAGTGTTTTGAAATAAGTTGagatttaggttaggttatattggctgccacgaaggacacacttaggccatagagcccattgtgataccatatatgtgttttaccacttttccgctgataatttcatttatcagctcctcaatttcagaggctgagtgtacctccttcatgcatataccctaagcataccgcggacgttGAGATTTAGACGGAATAATATTTATGGCCGTAAAGAATATTACTTAAAGGACTGgtcattttgttgaaattttcttattgtCAAGTGATCGGCAATGCTGTGAGTGTAAGTCGGCTAGGTCGCACGGACCTTCAACCTATTCTTCGATTTTTGTATTCgtgcattacaaaaaaagtgcgAGAGCTATTTGattgacaaatttatttttcccgTAATTGATTATTTGTGGAATTTTCGCGAAGATAGTACAAAATACTGCGCTAtgcaaaaaccaaaaaaaataaaataaaataaaataaacgtgAAAATAATTTCCGGAATATCTTTTTTACCATCATGCATATTAAATAAcgacaaaaaattaatgataactgataaaatatttatattttctgataaaaatattaattattaatattttctgaaaaacaaaaactaatattgaattatttttatcgcatacattataaaaaataaaattaaaaactaatatttacttaaatgaaaatggaaaaaatgaataatcaatatattttataacaatttttaattgatattatcgGATTGATCATCATCGATATAAGACGAAtatttcgaatttatattttattattattgattaaaatcacacgaaatcattcaataatcaatgAAGAAATactaactcaaaaaaaaaaaaaattcattctaatTAGTAGAGTTACTACGTAATAAGTGCAAAAAAAATCTAACTTCAGGTGAAAAGGTGAAGgctttttttcttctaaattaattatagaaaagTGTGCgcaatttttaaatctatttaaaaaaaatgattaacgCAGAAATATGTATTGAttgttcaaaatcatttttttcatttcaattccaGATGATACTCATAatacttgaaatattaattctaTTAGCTTCGGCAATAATTGCAATTTATGCGTACAATAATGTACGAAAACATTTGAATGGATTTTATCATAAAGCCGAATTAATACCAGGACCGCAAGGACATTTTTTACTCGGGAGTATTCGAGAAATTGTTGGAACTGATGgaggtaaaatataattttttttttaataattaaaattgaaattattttttaaatgtgattttttagGTATTTACAATTGGTTAGTTCAAGCACGGAAAAAATATGGTcctgtattaaaattttgggCTTTAGATTCATTACATGTTATGTTGGCTGATCCTAAAGATGTGGAAGTAAGttgctcaaaaaaattttaattttaactttagagaaaaatcttaatttaaaattttaattcttattgttaaaattttaattcttacaattaaaattttaattctatcaattaaaattttaattcttattgttaaaattttaatttttacaattaaaattttaattgttacaatgaaaattttaattgcatatttataatttctagttaattttaaaaagtcaaaagACTTTAACTAAATCATATGGTTATAATTTCATGAGACCTTTAATGGGTGAAGGTTTAGTAACAAGTGCTGGAGAACATTGGCGTGaacatagaaaaattattacaccaacatttcattttaatatattagaaaaatttgtggaaacatttaatgaaaatgctgaaatattaattaaacgtTTAACAGATGTACAAAAAGATAATCCTACGCAAGATATCCATACTTTTTTGACTCTTTGTGCCCTAGACATTATTTGTGGTaagcattaaatttttcaaaaatttttattttggattcattttttatattttgaaaaatttgtagaaactGCTATGGGTACAAAGATTAATGCTCAACAATCTGGAGGTTTAAATGATTATGTACAAGCGGTTAACTTGtaagttcaaaaattatgtttgcgAAAGTATTTCGATagtttaactatttaaaaaatttttagagctGCATACATGGTTGTCCATCGGTATTATAATCTATTACACCGATTTcgatttatttcgaaatttacaCCATTGGGTAAACAATACGAAGGATGTTTACAATTATTGTTGAATAGGACAGACGaagtaattatcaaatttttgattatttaagtcttcgataaaatttattatttaataattgggatatttttagataattcgtACGCGTAAGGCAGAACTTAAGcgtgaaaaagaaaataagtcAGTGGAAGTTAAAAAGAGTGAAgaaggtaatttaaaaatataattttcgctCTCTAagggtcgcaatttaagtccgatttcaattaaatttggtagtatcaagaagggttttggaatttgaaaaggtcaagttcgtttatgagaaaaatcgacagataatcACGGAGAGGGGGGATgcataaagtacaaaattttgaatattttcttaataaaaaatatttttgtattttttgcccagttttaagcaaattattgataaatttaaaatgcaatattcttttttaagaaaaatgtgttattttttcaatctctgagggaatttgctAAGCTTACGCAGCTCTGGCGctaggattttttttaatcgtttacacttttttgttgaaaattagaTGTTGGTCGTAAACGACGAATGGCATTTTTGGACTTATTGTTACAAACCACACATACTAATGGATCACCATTATCCGATACAGAAATTCGGGATGAAGTCAACACTTTTATGGTTGCTGtaagttaaaataatagtagAAAATTcgagttttgtttatttttatttatttttgtaaatagggTCATGAAACTACCTCAATTGGAACAAGTACCTGCTTATATTTGCTTTCCATAAATCCAGAGGTTCAAGTAAGAATTATAACTTTCCTTCAAGTTTCTAAAGCGTatgattaatttacatttttgaaaccaTAGGAAAAAGTTGTGGAagaattaaatgatatttttggaaATGATACACGAGCGCCCTCTTATGaagatttacaaaaactttcatATTTAGAACGTACAATTAAAGAATCGCAACGATTAATGCCAAGTATTGCTGAATTTCAACGATATATTAAAGAAGATTTCCCAATAAGTAAGTGAACCCGTTTTTTACTTGAGTTTGAACTAAAGGCacttatttctttctttatttaaccAGATAATTATGTTATTCCCGGGGGAAGTACTATTGGTGTTATGGTATATGCTATGCATATTGATCCAGAAATATTCCCAGATCCAATGAAATTTGATCCTGATCGATTTTTACCAGAAAATTCAAGAAATCGTCATCCATTTGCGTATATTCCATTTAGTGGTGGTTATAGAAATTGTATTGGTAAGTTTTTGGATTTCAAAGTCGGTTCAACAGTTTTAGAATATGGGTATTACtacttatatttttgattgtaGGACAAAAATTCGCAATGTTGGAAATGAAAGCTGTGATATCATCTGTTTTAcgaaactttaaaattgaagCGGCTATAGATGAGAAAACTGGAAAAGTTTTTAAGCCAATTATCGAGGAACGTGTTACCACAGGATCAAAGAATggaatttatgttaaattattaccaagacaaaaatcttaatttaggaatagaattaaattttatattttatttattaaagtattctaattattcaaaaatattgttttattgttataattatgtCGTGATTGGAGCTACAAAGGAATTTTTCTAATTCGAAGTCATGGTTTCCTACCAGACTCTTCCTTGCCAGAGAGCAACATTGAATGAGCGTACAATCGTAAATAATCGGGGACGCTATAAACAAGGACGTTAATTTTAAAGGGGGCTGACTTTAGCAACATTAATATAGACAAACATTTAAAACGACTTCCGTCCTTCTTAACGTTGAGAAAATATGGGaatgaaagtgaaaattatgaTAAACTACTCCAATGCCCTTTTTTGGTAGTATTccaaaaattatagtaatagcAGAGAAAACGTAAGTTTTTTAGTTACCCACTAGTAGCTTTCTTTTACTGTACCCACTATACAATTCGTTTGATAAATCATTCGCATGCTACATCCATGGTATGATGATATGTAGTCTCTCtattaagcaatgtgtataagaaagatactcttatatGTTTGCTTGTATGCATGTAAGTATACTGAACTGCTCTTTAGAGACCATATGCATTAGTTAGTCGTACAACTTCCACTGAGGAAAGTTACAAGCACATCCAAGCACGcatataaagtaaatatttcttatccaCATTGCTTAATAGAGAGAGTGTATACACTCATTCCCATGAATGTATCATGCAAAATGGTTTATTATGACGAGTTGTACTTGAAAAAGGCACAGTAGATACATAGGTCAAGACACGCGACGCAAATCCATACCCTTTGATGTTGTTATTTACTAGCTTTCAGAAAAAGTTACAtttctgatattttttgttgggaattagaaagaattttttgaatattaaattattacaaactttttttttgcagaacaatatttttattcaattttaacaatCATTTACAATTTGATATGTTTTCTAATGACTATGTATTTTAATTGCAGTGTTGCGACATTTTTTATTACCTAATTAATAAGATTACCTATTCCTCAtttgtttttacataatttctatcgtcttttcataaatatcaccTAATTTTTCCATCTTGTTTTTTGTCCACATCTTCTTCTTATTTTCTGGTATCTTCTATATctgtcatatatttattaatttgtacatACATAAAAGAAAATCGGACCAAATTATGACGTAATTAACTATTTACAAAAttggcaaaaaaataaattttttacggtagtttataattcaaaattttgttaattacatatttttataaaaaatgaattttttttattaataataaattgtatttttttttattaaattagatttattttaatattagattattgtaaaaaaattgaaatatatttaatttttattatattattgccaattttttttaaacgaaaattatgtagttatttataatagtgtaaaaaaataaagatttatttgactttttaaaaattatagcgtgatgaatgtcaaatttttcccAAACAGATGCTTTTAAGTATAAATGAAATCggcaaaattttgagaaattatctggaaactgatttcaattaaattagctttcttataaaaagtagctaataaacgaatgaaccgattttgtaatttaatgaataatccaGTAGTTCAATGGAGAGTGTTGTTAGCAATGTTTAaagaaaatcgattcagtttggagagagctacaagaaaaaaccgcatttttcgaggagttttaaaattttgtaaatttcacttgttttacaaaTGGCTTGTAGGTATAACTCTTAGATAGTTTTTACGATCCGACTCTAAAGCAAGTATGatatttttacaacattttatatatttatattttattcttttataaatgataaattattggttagaaaaaaaaattaaatttattttgggaAAAGTCGAATTTGACAAGCATCAATTttggtaattaatttaaataagttaaaaataatgtttttttcatttgaattctCCGTTTCAACAATTCTATTtagctttaaattaaatatttatttgtttataacaaatgaaaaatttgcatataattgAGTGGAATATCGGGAATCGAGTTCTGGTTCATTTGCTATCGCGACAAAAGTGCCacttgtaacaaaaataaaaataagattaaaaaacaCTGACGACTTTCCGTtatccaaattgaaaatttcttcaaatgttcatgcatatttgtaataaaatggtACTTAGCTtagtgaaaattttggaaagtaTGGAAGGAAAGTTTTTGATACATAATAACTTGATGTCGCTATGGGCATAGTatcagaaacttttttttatgcttattaaggatattataatacaattgccataaaaatttgaagtcgattaattGTCTGTAATTCGAGAATAATTTAACTAAAGTTCGAATTATAAACACGGGGGGGGGggtatttttggtttttaccaagttttttaattctagaaaaagaaAC
The Chrysoperla carnea chromosome 4, inChrCarn1.1, whole genome shotgun sequence genome window above contains:
- the LOC123298867 gene encoding cytochrome P450 4C1-like, which gives rise to MILIILEILILLASAIIAIYAYNNVRKHLNGFYHKAELIPGPQGHFLLGSIREIVGTDGGIYNWLVQARKKYGPVLKFWALDSLHVMLADPKDVELILKSQKTLTKSYGYNFMRPLMGEGLVTSAGEHWREHRKIITPTFHFNILEKFVETFNENAEILIKRLTDVQKDNPTQDIHTFLTLCALDIICETAMGTKINAQQSGGLNDYVQAVNLAAYMVVHRYYNLLHRFRFISKFTPLGKQYEGCLQLLLNRTDEIIRTRKAELKREKENKSVEVKKSEEDVGRKRRMAFLDLLLQTTHTNGSPLSDTEIRDEVNTFMVAGHETTSIGTSTCLYLLSINPEVQEKVVEELNDIFGNDTRAPSYEDLQKLSYLERTIKESQRLMPSIAEFQRYIKEDFPINNYVIPGGSTIGVMVYAMHIDPEIFPDPMKFDPDRFLPENSRNRHPFAYIPFSGGYRNCIGQKFAMLEMKAVISSVLRNFKIEAAIDEKTGKVFKPIIEERVTTGSKNGIYPQR